From Etheostoma cragini isolate CJK2018 chromosome 3, CSU_Ecrag_1.0, whole genome shotgun sequence:
tatttattattatttattatttattattattatgtacaaACAGTGTAGTGTATTGTGAGAGGACCATATAACCcttacacagacaaacagcatGCTGAGGACAGCTCGTTCTCTGTTGCTCATTAGATTACATTTaagaacagagagagatgtTACATTGTAGcaaactaaaacatttcagaaaaacagcatcagcaatgtaatttttgtaaaaatcaaaGGTTTAGTTCCCAGAAATAGCCTTGACCCAAACAAGACTgtctttaatttaacaaaactgTGACTGGTTCTTAGTGTTAACGTGTTCAAAACTGTGACTGTTCCATTCTTTGGTTGATATTTGAGGACAGAAAATGCTGTTGATGGTCATATTTCCTGCCACCGCTATGGGGGGNNNNNNNNNNGAAACGCTTTTAGCAGGCATTTGACTGGGTAGGAAACAACCTTGTTTCACGGTTTGGGGGACTTGGTATCCTACAAAAGTAGCTGTTGGAAAATATGTTCTAGCAATGCTAGGTGGCGCAGCTATGGCAGGCGTATTGCTCAGGACCTAATGAAGCGCAATGTCAAGTGTAAAGTTATTTGGGTTAGCAGTTCTCGAAAaagctgcaataaaaaaaaaaaagtcaggacACATTCCGGTATACTTTTAAGGGGTACTGCACTAGTTATGTACAAGGTAATAGTAGCACTAGCATTTAGTTAAAAGTTTTTCCCATGACATGCTTCTTGGTATTTTTCTCTGGCTTGATCAATATTACGTAACATTTAGGTGCAAAAATGCTAATTAATAAGCCGAATGCCGAAGACAAAATTGCAAATATTTCCACAGCTACAGTGAACTTCCCAGGAGAGCTCAAGTACGCTGGGATAAAGGTGATCCAGACAGTACAGAATATTAGCATGCTGAAAGTGATACATTTGGCTTCATTAAAGTTATCAGGTAACTTTCTTGCTAGAAATGCCAGGACCAAACACAGTATTGCAAGGATCCCTATGTACCCCAGCACTGCATAGAAAGCCGCCTCAGAGCCTGTGTTGCATTCTAAAACAATCTTCTTATTGCTGTATCTGAAAACCATGTCTGGGAAAGGCGGGCTTAATTTAAGCCACAACACACATGTTATCATCTGAATAAAAGTGCAGGAGCAAACTATCATCCTTTGCTGTGCCGGACCAAACTTTCCTACAAATTTGTTGCCAGGAAATGTGGCTTTGAAAGctgtaacaacaacaattgtTTTTCCCAAGACACATGATATACAAAGTGCAAATGTCACTCCGAAAGCTGTGTGGCGCAGCATGCATGTCCAGACTGTGGGTCTGCCGATGAAAGTGAGTggacagagaaaacacaaaaaaagagaaaacaacaggaaacgACTCAGCTCGCAGTTGCTTGCTTTTATCAAAGGAGTCTTTCTGTAGTGGATAAAGACCATCATCATGGCCAGTGACAGGGAGGCACCAAACAGGGATACAACTGTGATAGCTATTCCCATCGGCTCGTTATATGTCAGAAACTCAATTGCTTTAGGAATGCATTCATCTTTCTTCTCATTGGACCAGTATTCATGTGGACATGGTGTGCAGTCGGTTGCACCTGTTGAACATGATCAGAACTAATCAATTCTTTGTCTGGATGTTAAATTTGCAGAAAATAATTATAAacttaagtaaaaaatacaattaaaaatagACAATTCAATATGGTGCAGTAACGGtaatatttttaacataaaatatatgcaaataataaatacttGGACTGTAAATGGAcagttcttatatagcgcttttctacacttttacatagtacaagaaccattcaccattcacacacattcatacactgtggccgaggatGCCGTGCAAGGtcccacctgctcatcaggtaaacactcacacacatcgaTGGCGCAGAATCGAGGTTATctcaaccttccaattggcaggcgaccgctctaccactgagccacagctgccccctACATGCTATGATATTGGATTTTGTATGGTTGGGTATTATATTCTATGCTTTCATACCTGTTGAGTTTGCTATAGTTCCATCAGCACATTGGATACAGTCAAAACAGCAGTTGggttttcctttcatttgagCTTGTCTAGTTCCTACTGGACAAACATTAGAGCACACCGACTTTGGAACctgaggaaacaaaaaaaacaaaaacatttaacaatagTGCAGTTATATTAGATTAATCTTATTTGTGTCCAAATGAGTCTTTACAAATACCGTTTTCCCTGTCCTCCACACAATGTCTTCTTCCTGGATGCTGACCTTATAATCACCATTAGCAGTTGATACAAAATTACCCAGTGTAACATGTTGCACCTGCCCATCTATCAACTGCCAGTTGATAATATCATAAGAAGCAGGAAAGTCACCATTGACATCAAAAAATACATCATCACCAAACTGATTCCTAAAATGCACCTTTTGTAGCTGATCAGTGACCTGAGAAAAGGAACAGATTAATTATTAGACATTTCTACGTGTTCATATTGACAAACTAATTTATACAGATACATTCATTGCTAATTTGCAGGAGATATTgtaaattttactttttgtttctcACCTCTTTGGGCTGAATTTGTGATATATTCAAACATGGCCTCGTATTTGTTTCTCCAACTGGCTGACAAAATACCAGGTGATGCAGGGCATGTGCAATGGCATAAACTGCTTTATACACATTGTAGGCCACTCTGAGCTGTGTTACATTGAAGAACACATTCTGGGAATTCATTAATGTCTCATTGCCTTTGCATATTTTATGAGATGCCTCAGTACCTGTGTGTTCCCCAGGTAAAACAGCTTGACAGCCAACCATAATCTCCCAGAAGTCCCTCACAAAGGCTGCACTTGGATCAGTATAAGGGTTAATGCCTGTAAGAAATGTTTGTAGATTTGGAATAGCCATCTTTTGCACTACAAATCCTAGGGTTCCACCAAAAGCTTGGTAGATTTCAGGTGTGGAGGGTCGAGTTGCTGTTATCCAGGCCTCGCTTGCAATCCACTGAATTCCTGTAATGTTCTGTTTCACAACCTCCTTCATCAAAGGGTAAAAGTCACCCTCTGGAACAAAAGCAAGAATGACTTTGACAGTCGACTGCTTGATCATTTCCACAACATGCTGAATTTTATCCATAGTGTATGTACGTAGAATTGAACCCACAAATGCAATGCAAACCCCCAGCTTTTTAACCTCCTAAGTAAAAGCCAGGATACCACTTCGCCCATAATCATTGTCTGACTGTATGGCCCCAATCCACTGCCAGCCAAAATGTTTGACCAGTGCTGCCAAAGCTTTTGCCTGGAAGTAGTCACTTGGGATTGTCCGAAAAAATGTAGGGTATTTAGCTCTGTCACTTAGGCAGACACATGTTGAGAAGTAACTTACCtataaaaataacatcaaaaatgtcacaaaaactaaaaaagcatttaataTCACACAActctaattaaaaataaacctaTCATTTAATCTCTTACCATTGGCAGACCAAATGGTCCAAGAGTTCCAGCCACAGCTATAGACTGAGAGGATCCTGACTCTGCTATGAGGGCAGATAAAGCTGGATGACAATTCAGTTCATTTTTCTCTGTTCCACTAGCCAGTGTTATTGCAGCACGTATAGTATTTGTAGGAGATGCACAAGAGTTAAGGATCCTATAGCCAAGAGATATATTTGAGAGGAGAGCAGGATCTTTGTTGATTTCTTCAATTGCAAATATCATCATTTGGGTCCATCGAAAAGCTCTCAGGTCAAATCTAAAAAGGTATCGGTGATTGAAACAGGTTGTAAATTacagtgctgctgctgtccaTGTACATACATTGGCATGTGTATAAAACAGGATCAAATGGTCACGTACGAAGTAAGACAAATGTGTTAAATCTTACCCTTCACACTTCACTCCAAGTGGCTTGCTCTTGAATGTAGAAGTGCTACTTAGTAACTCTTTGTTGAAAACGGGAAAAATCCCCCCAATCATGATGTCTCCCCGCTTGTACAAACTTGGCATGTCAAACCTACTGAACAATTCACAGCCAGAAGCTCCATTCAGGTAAAGGACAGACAGTGTTTGGATAATAGCTCTCTGCAGCTCATGCATGTTTGCTTGGCATCATTTGATAGAGGTGTGGACACAGCTCTTATAACAACTGTGCCGGATGCAGGTAGACCTCCACACTTCATAAAAGGTTGATTGATTTCCCACAGAGCACAGCAACATTTGTACAACaggttttcaaaaaacacaatatgcaCACCATCTagcatacaagcacacacaataTCGGACCCCcacaaaatgtacttttgggtgaacacacagacacattataCAGTAGTCAAATGTCCAGCAATCTTCTCAGTTTAAATCAGTGTTGGGCCTTGAAAGCTTTGTGAAATGCATCATTGCAAATAGGTACTGCTTAAAGCACTGCACAAGTTGTAAAAAATGACTTGGTACAACGgagtgcattttgttttttactttgttagAGATTTATTATGGTGGACGCCCAAATGCACATGGAACCcgattaaaatgtattcataaatacaatatatacaagtttgaataaataatttcatagtttaataagGTTAGAAAGTTAAGATTCATGACCAGcaatgttgttgatgatgatttGCTCAATGAGAGAAATGCATATTGGGTAATGTTCATGTCATATGAATACAgcgtttaaaatgttaaaaatgtgttgtgtaataaataatacatgtgAAATGCCTGTAAAAATAGGAAGAAAGAGTTACACAAAGGTTTTGTGAGTTTATTTCATATACACCTGCATGGTGAAGCTGCCATTTTGCTAAAGGCTACAACTTACCCGAGCTACATTCAGGCCTGCatcatttgaacatttaaaggGTATTTCCAGTTGGGCTAGGCAAATGCcggctgttttattttcttgggcctttatgttttttaaatatgaatttgaATGCATTTCTAATTTGAGAAGTAAATTTTacacaatacatttaatttctaatctACTTTTCcctaataaatattttacattgttttattcatgaaaCAGCTGTGGTTTCTAAGTATTTTATTGTTCAATATTGGAAGTGCTTAAAGGATAAGAGTAATTTcaagacatttcatttcatgttaaAGTGCTCTTTCTCTATATATTTGcgtacaaaaataaacacatggaCACTAAAAGATGACAATATCAAGATTCACaatgcattaattaaaaaatcaatgTGCTCTCCTGTTTCCTCACGGTGATGCTGATcagttttctttaattttacgtgtttttttgtcatgtgaaaCCTTTTTAAGTGACAATAATATTTCTAATATGTACCCTGAAAAACAGGTCTCAGTTACTTCCAGTAGAGGTGATGCCCACTCCTTACCTCCTAAGTACACACGCCCGGTACAGTGAAACTGCGAATGGCTCATTAAATCAGTTAAAATTTATTAAAAACCCAGCCGTTTATTTTCAGATGTTGGCTCAcaacattttaatcttttttttgtgtctaaaatCCATCTGGTGGTTTTAAGGTTCTCTACCCCTTTATAAGAAATAtttgtatagcgatggagtcgaatggccaaagactttgtacattttattgagctgtacaacaaatc
This genomic window contains:
- the LOC117942132 gene encoding LOW QUALITY PROTEIN: extracellular calcium-sensing receptor (The sequence of the model RefSeq protein was modified relative to this genomic sequence to represent the inferred CDS: substituted 1 base at 1 genomic stop codon): MIGGIFPVFNKELLSSTSTFKSKPLGVKCEGFDLRAFRWTQMMIFAIEEINKDPALLSNISLGYRILNSCASPTNTIRAAITLASGTEKNELNCHPALSALIAESGSSQSIAVAGTLGPFGLPMVSYFSTCVCLSDRAKYPTFFRTIPSDYFQAKALAALVKHFGWQWIGAIQSDNDYGRSGILAFTXEVKKLGVCIAFVGSILRTYTMDKIQHVVEMIKQSTVKVILAFVPEGDFYPLMKEVVKQNITGIQWIASEAWITATRPSTPEIYQAFGGTLGFVVQKMAIPNLQTFLTGINPYTDPSAAFVRDFWEIMVTDQLQKVHFRNQFGDDVFFDVNGDFPASYDIINWQLIDGQSVCSNVCPVGTRQAQMKGKPNCCFDCIQCADGTIANSTGATDCTPCPHEYWSNEKKDECIPKAIEFLTYNEPMGIAITVVSLFGASLSLAMMMVFIHYRKTPLIKASNCELSRFLLFSLFLCFLCPLTFIGRPTVWTCMLRHTAFGVTFALCISCVLGKTIVVVTAFKATFPGNKFVGKFGPAQQRMIVCSCTFIQMITCVLWLKLSPPFPDMVFRYSNKKIVLECNTGSEAAFYAVLGYIGILAILCLVLAFLARKLPDNFNEAKCITFSMLIFCTVWITFIPAYLSSPGKFTVAVEIFAILSSAFGLLISIFAPKCYVILIKPEKNTKKHVMGKTFN